From the Streptomyces nigrescens genome, one window contains:
- a CDS encoding restriction endonuclease fold toxin-2 domain-containing protein: MDLINSSWGMHTLNELLIELVLALIRELDEQAGMAGDDDAGRAFAALYDSASKTTVNQAGEAAHVMGRGSESLLQTANNYMATESKVAEDMLAAIGQRSASEPYSGKSADCAPAPRGRGNELPEVIGETSAIDKYLVGDRFRGDPDKLRSVARTWRKAKNISERVLSDAQDCWKTAARNHEGKTAEAVNAFFTKFVGHDHPPAKAEPSCTLLANLPTACQQLANACDRYADHVEAASKKSWGETASDALFDSGGDSVWDNPAFGGNGEDGGLHAAVSGDDRIMALASLGHSLDSSQSRVRVPQPDPAPWKPSPILPPGLPLPLPPRIPIMIPAGYTKPDPSLYRPAMPPPVPPDPRFPPLTPTERQSLNRWAHSLRDGGFSGGTKAERDYQHRTAGYPEKEVPIDPRKSALGTLMVDGLRDTDGMAVEAKFVKRPGCTYRNLDDLENSDNFQEKVLHKKDEKELYKYKAAIEYPAHAGRLRGVEVATNDPDAVPYWDALLVAHGVNGYSRHVP, translated from the coding sequence GTGGACCTGATCAATTCCTCGTGGGGTATGCACACCCTCAACGAGCTGCTCATCGAGCTGGTGCTCGCGCTGATCAGGGAACTGGATGAGCAGGCCGGTATGGCCGGCGACGATGACGCTGGACGGGCCTTTGCCGCCCTGTACGACAGTGCTTCGAAGACGACGGTGAACCAGGCGGGCGAGGCCGCGCACGTCATGGGGCGAGGAAGCGAGTCCCTGCTGCAGACGGCCAACAACTACATGGCGACAGAGAGCAAGGTCGCGGAGGACATGCTCGCCGCGATCGGGCAGCGCAGCGCGTCCGAACCGTACTCCGGCAAGTCAGCGGACTGTGCCCCGGCGCCCCGGGGCCGCGGGAACGAACTGCCCGAGGTCATCGGGGAGACCTCCGCAATCGACAAGTACCTCGTCGGTGACCGCTTCCGCGGTGACCCAGACAAGCTCAGGTCGGTGGCACGAACCTGGCGAAAGGCGAAGAACATATCTGAGCGCGTCTTATCCGACGCGCAGGATTGCTGGAAGACGGCCGCCCGCAACCACGAAGGGAAAACCGCAGAAGCGGTCAACGCCTTCTTCACCAAGTTCGTGGGCCATGACCACCCGCCGGCCAAGGCCGAACCCTCGTGCACTCTGCTGGCAAATCTGCCAACTGCCTGCCAACAGCTCGCCAACGCCTGCGACAGGTACGCCGACCACGTCGAAGCCGCCAGCAAAAAGTCCTGGGGAGAAACCGCCTCCGACGCGTTATTCGACAGCGGCGGAGACTCCGTCTGGGACAACCCTGCCTTCGGAGGCAACGGTGAGGACGGGGGGCTCCACGCGGCAGTCTCTGGCGACGACCGCATCATGGCCCTCGCCAGCCTGGGCCACAGTCTGGACTCCTCGCAATCGCGCGTACGCGTTCCGCAGCCCGACCCGGCCCCCTGGAAACCCAGCCCGATCCTTCCGCCAGGGCTCCCCCTCCCGCTGCCTCCTCGAATTCCCATCATGATCCCGGCCGGCTACACCAAACCCGATCCGAGCCTCTACCGTCCCGCGATGCCACCCCCTGTGCCCCCCGACCCGCGGTTCCCGCCGCTGACGCCCACCGAGCGACAGAGCCTCAACCGATGGGCACACAGCCTTCGCGACGGGGGCTTCTCCGGTGGCACGAAAGCCGAAAGGGACTATCAACACCGCACCGCGGGCTACCCCGAGAAGGAGGTCCCGATCGATCCGCGCAAGTCAGCCCTCGGCACACTGATGGTGGACGGCCTGCGCGACACCGACGGCATGGCCGTGGAGGCCAAGTTCGTCAAGAGGCCGGGATGCACGTACCGGAACCTCGACGACCTGGAGAACAGCGACAACTTCCAGGAGAAGGTACTCCACAAGAAGGACGAGAAAGAGCTGTACAAATACAAGGCGGCGATCGAGTACCCAGCCCACGCGGGACGCTTACGCGGCGTAGAGGTCGCCACCAACGACCCCGACGCCGTGCCCTACTGGGATGCCCTGCTCGTCGCCCACGGGGTCAACGGCTACAGCAGGCACGTGCCCTGA
- a CDS encoding HNH endonuclease family protein — MIKTTVRAFAAAALALLPLTTAATPAHAAETLSLHDGIEALPQAAESRDGYERTKFKHWIDEDKDGCNTRAEVLLAEAVTQPTIGASCKITGGTWRSYYDDTTVQGPSGLDIDHMVPLAEAWDSGASQWTAARRQAYANDLGAERSLVAVTAKSNRSKADQDPAQWMPPAADAQCTYLSDWVSTKLRWSLTVDRAERDTLRQLAAGCESTDVEFERV; from the coding sequence ATGATCAAGACGACTGTCCGCGCCTTCGCGGCCGCGGCCCTCGCCCTACTGCCCCTCACCACCGCCGCCACCCCCGCTCACGCGGCCGAGACGCTCAGCCTGCACGACGGTATCGAAGCCCTCCCCCAGGCCGCCGAGTCCCGCGACGGCTACGAGCGCACCAAGTTCAAGCACTGGATCGACGAGGACAAGGACGGCTGCAACACGAGGGCGGAAGTCCTCCTCGCCGAAGCCGTCACCCAGCCCACCATCGGAGCAAGCTGCAAAATCACCGGCGGAACCTGGCGCTCCTACTACGACGACACGACCGTCCAGGGGCCGTCCGGCCTCGACATCGACCACATGGTGCCGCTTGCCGAAGCCTGGGACTCCGGCGCCTCCCAGTGGACCGCAGCCCGGCGCCAAGCTTACGCCAACGACCTCGGCGCCGAACGCTCCCTGGTCGCCGTCACCGCCAAGAGCAACCGCTCCAAAGCCGACCAGGACCCCGCCCAGTGGATGCCGCCGGCTGCCGACGCCCAGTGCACCTACCTGTCCGACTGGGTGAGCACCAAGCTCCGCTGGTCGCTGACCGTCGACCGCGCTGAGCGCGACACCCTGCGCCAGCTCGCCGCCGGCTGCGAGAGCACCGACGTGGAGTTCGAGCGCGTGTAG
- a CDS encoding DUF3800 domain-containing protein, producing the protein MPGPRTPPAGLMAAFHTPEHLGQLPKLHVYIDETGDRGFSERSRSQSPFFAMTALVVPQEDEWTVNYTAAGLRALVHSGQPHQHLKPIHWVEHFKAKHPERRSRAAQVLASIPTARVIHVIAHKETLHQDTGLRQDKGIFYNYTTRLLLERVAYTAKEWPGGKRLAIARLGRVKHMDHEASASYLDRVRNGNAETLGVPWELIKWPPTRENTVRDGIQLADVHAGLLNSALSGDPGDASCAENLQKISHQLRGVLLGYGIKVIGDKRFITERAWWPDLKNL; encoded by the coding sequence GTGCCCGGTCCCCGCACGCCCCCGGCGGGCCTGATGGCGGCTTTCCACACGCCCGAACACCTCGGCCAGCTGCCGAAACTGCACGTCTACATTGACGAGACAGGTGACCGCGGCTTCAGCGAAAGGTCCCGGTCCCAGTCGCCGTTCTTCGCCATGACCGCTCTGGTGGTACCGCAGGAAGACGAGTGGACGGTCAACTACACCGCGGCCGGCCTGCGCGCCCTGGTCCACAGCGGCCAGCCGCACCAGCACCTCAAGCCCATCCACTGGGTCGAACACTTCAAGGCCAAGCACCCCGAGCGGCGCAGCCGTGCCGCACAGGTGCTCGCCTCCATACCCACGGCACGAGTCATCCACGTGATCGCGCACAAGGAGACCCTCCACCAGGACACCGGCCTGCGGCAGGACAAGGGCATCTTCTACAACTACACGACCAGGCTGCTGCTGGAACGCGTCGCCTATACCGCCAAGGAGTGGCCCGGAGGGAAGCGTCTGGCGATAGCCCGGCTCGGCCGGGTCAAACACATGGACCATGAGGCGTCCGCGAGCTACCTGGACCGGGTGCGCAACGGGAACGCCGAGACCCTCGGCGTTCCGTGGGAACTCATCAAATGGCCGCCCACCCGGGAAAACACCGTACGCGACGGCATTCAGCTCGCCGACGTCCACGCCGGCCTGCTCAACAGCGCGCTCAGCGGGGATCCCGGGGACGCCAGCTGCGCCGAGAACCTACAAAAGATCAGCCACCAGCTGCGCGGTGTGCTGCTGGGGTATGGGATCAAGGTCATCGGGGACAAACGCTTCATCACTGAACGTGCCTGGTGGCCGGACCTCAAGAATCTGTGA